From Stigmatella erecta, one genomic window encodes:
- a CDS encoding RCC1 domain-containing protein, protein MCRLWAVCLSVWLGLGCGPSDEAPTVSIVAGNSHALTLRADGTVWAMGINTSGQLGDGTYRSRNSQARVSGLSGAVAIAAGGAQSMALLEDGSLWVWGYDLFGGSPIYQPSPIQIAGLTQIKTLVMGATHALALREDGTVWAWGLNNVGQLGNGTQVSLGTWVRVSGLTDVTAVAAGNSYSLAVRSDGTVWTWGLIVYDESGEVSLEEELVPVQVSGLTDVTGVAAGSYHALALRADGTVWAWGGNRYGELGDGTLQRRSVPRQVPGLTDVTQVTAGYYHSLAQRADGSLWAWGYNQSGQLGDGTAFPRQVPVQAPAGTHASALAAGFSHTVVLDREGRVLLWGEMRDFQLPGGDR, encoded by the coding sequence ATGTGCCGATTATGGGCAGTGTGCCTGAGTGTGTGGCTGGGGCTGGGCTGTGGGCCCTCGGACGAGGCGCCCACGGTGAGCATCGTGGCAGGCAACTCGCACGCCTTGACCCTTCGCGCCGACGGCACGGTCTGGGCCATGGGAATCAATACCTCTGGCCAGTTGGGGGACGGAACCTACCGCTCCCGGAACAGTCAGGCGCGGGTGTCCGGGTTGAGTGGAGCCGTGGCCATCGCCGCGGGGGGCGCGCAATCCATGGCCTTGCTGGAGGATGGCTCGCTCTGGGTCTGGGGCTACGACTTGTTCGGAGGCTCTCCGATCTATCAGCCGTCACCCATTCAGATCGCGGGACTGACCCAGATCAAAACCCTGGTCATGGGGGCGACGCACGCGCTGGCGTTGCGCGAGGACGGCACGGTCTGGGCGTGGGGCCTCAACAACGTGGGCCAGCTCGGGAATGGGACGCAGGTCTCGCTTGGCACCTGGGTTCGGGTCTCCGGTTTGACGGACGTGACCGCCGTGGCCGCGGGCAACAGCTACTCGCTGGCGGTGCGAAGCGATGGCACCGTCTGGACCTGGGGCCTGATTGTCTATGACGAGTCTGGGGAGGTCTCGCTGGAGGAAGAGCTCGTTCCGGTGCAGGTGTCCGGGCTGACGGACGTCACCGGGGTGGCCGCGGGCAGCTATCACGCGTTGGCGCTGCGTGCCGACGGGACCGTCTGGGCCTGGGGCGGCAATCGCTATGGCGAACTCGGGGATGGAACGCTCCAGCGCCGGTCCGTCCCGAGGCAGGTGCCCGGGCTGACGGACGTCACCCAGGTGACCGCGGGCTACTATCACTCGCTGGCACAGCGCGCCGATGGCTCCCTCTGGGCGTGGGGCTACAACCAGTCCGGGCAGCTCGGCGATGGCACCGCTTTTCCTCGACAGGTGCCCGTGCAGGCCCCCGCGGGGACGCATGCGTCCGCTCTGGCCGCGGGGTTCTCCCACACGGTGGTGTTGGATCGTGAGGGCCGGGTCCTGCTCTGGGGAGAGATGAGGGACTTCCAGCTCCCTGGAGGAGATCGATAG
- a CDS encoding GAF domain-containing sensor histidine kinase, with product MPQVADFIENNRGLILQRYLEEASKLEPARGLTPDLVIDTLPEYLGTLSAISRQGHRGDPAVTKKRLEETHIGLRLRSGYNQEETTSEYVLVGRLITSLWEHLPQHEQPSHPDKALLAAELQDAMSQVIVTFTGYTLEDRQREKRFLRQLETIASGLFDTLETPVFLHERLEALVETVQQALNADGAALLLMTPDGTRLVPTTYTGRWSGQANAEPVDAPDSFVSQLCQSDEPLTLPDATDPHAQVAEGIRRSGLRSLLGLRLWPHGRLLGVLYIGVEETRIFQPQTKRYLETLVEYLSGIIDKALLLQRLRESNERLRASETLYRMAAEAISDVIWDWDLRTNTVSWSPGLQKLFGYSPKQLGETASSWYGNIHPEEREQVLHSIHEVIDGEGTHWRGEYRFRHQNGSYIHVIDQGRVERGTDGKGVRMVGAMQDITAKKLAGAALQESEDRLRVAAGAAELGTWDLRPVTGLLRMDDRAKHLFGVPPETEMTYERVLARIHPEDRERVHILVQRALAGENQGEYRAEYRPVAPGPRGERWIRSAGRAFFEGTRAVRFIGIFQDISERKRQEALARMQTEFEEQLIGIVSHDLRNPLNAITLSVAALMRNDDLNERQAKGVSRIQASAERATRMIRDLLDFTRARLGEGIPVRRAPCDFHLLTQQAVEEVRLAHPDRDVHLTASGPGQGAWDADRLAQVITNLVNNALAYSPPDSAVRIETHGEEHAVLLRVHNAGEPIPPGLMPRLFEPLRRGADQVTSASRSIGLGLYIVNHIVKAHGGRVEVRSSADEGTAFTVWLPRH from the coding sequence ATGCCCCAGGTGGCAGACTTCATCGAGAACAACCGCGGCCTCATCCTCCAGCGCTACCTGGAAGAGGCCAGCAAGCTGGAGCCCGCCCGGGGACTCACGCCGGATCTGGTCATCGATACCCTGCCCGAGTACCTCGGGACGCTCTCGGCCATCTCCCGCCAGGGCCACCGGGGAGACCCCGCGGTGACGAAGAAGCGCCTGGAGGAGACGCACATCGGCCTGCGCCTGCGCTCCGGCTACAACCAGGAGGAGACGACGAGTGAGTATGTGCTCGTGGGCCGCCTCATCACCTCGCTCTGGGAGCACCTGCCCCAGCACGAGCAGCCCTCCCATCCGGACAAGGCGCTGCTGGCCGCGGAGCTCCAGGACGCGATGAGCCAGGTCATCGTCACGTTCACCGGCTACACCCTGGAGGACCGGCAGCGCGAGAAGCGGTTTCTCCGCCAGCTCGAGACGATTGCCTCCGGACTCTTCGACACCCTCGAGACACCCGTCTTCCTCCACGAGCGGCTGGAGGCGCTGGTCGAGACCGTGCAGCAGGCCCTGAACGCGGATGGGGCCGCGCTCCTGCTCATGACGCCGGACGGCACGAGGCTCGTGCCCACCACGTACACGGGGCGATGGAGCGGCCAAGCGAACGCCGAGCCCGTGGACGCCCCGGACTCCTTCGTGAGCCAGCTCTGCCAGTCGGATGAGCCCCTCACCTTGCCGGATGCGACGGATCCGCACGCCCAGGTGGCCGAGGGCATCCGCCGCAGCGGCCTGCGCTCCCTGCTCGGCCTGCGGCTGTGGCCTCACGGCAGGCTGCTCGGGGTGCTGTACATCGGCGTCGAGGAGACGCGGATCTTCCAGCCCCAGACCAAGCGCTACCTCGAGACGCTGGTGGAGTACCTCTCCGGCATCATCGACAAGGCGCTCCTGCTCCAGCGGCTTCGCGAGAGCAACGAGCGGCTGCGCGCCTCCGAGACGCTCTACCGGATGGCGGCCGAGGCCATCAGCGACGTCATCTGGGACTGGGACCTCCGGACGAACACCGTCTCCTGGAGCCCGGGCCTCCAGAAGCTCTTCGGGTACAGCCCGAAGCAGCTGGGCGAGACGGCCTCCAGCTGGTACGGCAACATCCACCCCGAGGAGCGCGAGCAGGTCCTCCACTCCATCCACGAGGTCATCGACGGGGAAGGAACGCACTGGAGGGGCGAGTACCGCTTCCGCCACCAGAACGGCAGTTACATCCACGTCATCGACCAGGGGCGCGTCGAGCGCGGCACGGATGGCAAGGGGGTGCGGATGGTGGGGGCCATGCAGGACATCACCGCGAAGAAGCTGGCGGGCGCGGCGCTCCAGGAGAGCGAAGACCGGCTCCGGGTGGCGGCGGGGGCCGCGGAGCTGGGCACCTGGGATTTGCGGCCGGTCACGGGCCTGCTGCGCATGGATGACCGGGCCAAGCACCTCTTCGGCGTGCCCCCGGAGACCGAGATGACCTACGAGCGTGTCCTGGCACGGATCCACCCGGAGGACCGGGAGCGCGTTCACATCCTGGTGCAGCGCGCGCTCGCGGGAGAGAACCAGGGCGAGTACCGCGCCGAGTACCGGCCGGTGGCACCGGGTCCCCGGGGCGAGCGGTGGATCCGCTCCGCGGGCCGCGCCTTCTTCGAGGGGACGCGGGCCGTGCGCTTCATCGGCATCTTTCAGGACATCTCCGAGCGCAAGCGCCAGGAAGCGCTGGCGCGCATGCAGACGGAGTTCGAGGAGCAGCTCATCGGCATCGTCTCCCACGATCTGCGCAATCCCCTCAACGCCATCACCCTGTCCGTGGCGGCGCTCATGCGGAACGACGACCTGAACGAGCGGCAGGCCAAGGGCGTCTCGCGCATCCAGGCGTCCGCGGAGCGTGCCACCCGGATGATCCGCGACCTGCTCGACTTCACCCGGGCCCGGCTCGGCGAGGGCATCCCCGTGCGGCGCGCGCCCTGCGACTTTCACCTGCTCACCCAGCAAGCGGTGGAGGAGGTGAGGCTTGCCCACCCCGACCGGGACGTGCACCTCACCGCGAGCGGCCCGGGCCAGGGGGCGTGGGATGCGGACCGGCTGGCCCAGGTCATCACCAACCTGGTGAACAACGCCCTGGCTTACAGCCCCCCGGACAGCGCCGTGCGCATCGAGACCCACGGAGAGGAGCACGCCGTCCTGCTGCGCGTGCACAACGCGGGAGAGCCCATCCCGCCCGGGCTGATGCCGCGCCTGTTCGAACCCCTGAGGCGGGGGGCGGACCAGGTGACTTCGGCCAGCCGCAGCATCGGCCTGGGGCTCTACATCGTGAATCACATCGTGAAGGCGCACGGCGGGCGGGTCGAGGTCCGCTCCAGCGCGGACGAGGGCACGGCCTTCACCGTCTGGCTGCCCCGCCACTGA
- a CDS encoding Hsp70 family protein → MHVCGLDFGTSNTAAALPDGTVLPIAPETREQRLFRSVLFFPEEERSVYAGTPAITRYLEDNAGRFIQSVKSFLHSRSFRATQVNGRTWTIEDLVALLLRRVREAMGAHLGSAPEAVMMGRPAVFTEEAEADALAEQRLRKAAELAGFTRIQFLIEPIAAALAYEAQLTRDELVLVADFGAGTTDLTLMRLGPSRREQLDRRADVVGSTGVRIGGDRFDAEIMRHKLLPRFGAGTTYRVRGLTDKRLKVPQHVMAKLLSWHEMSFIREKSTQELMEMMLETSDQPQTAEALYDLVMENLGYRLFRAIEAVKVKLSQEPEATLDFEEARITLHERITREEFDTFCQPLLTELDQCTQGLLDRCAGTGEIDAVFLTGGSSQIPAVRQLYVNRFGEGRVRTADAFTSVAEGLGRASAALAQRS, encoded by the coding sequence ATGCACGTTTGTGGTCTCGACTTTGGAACCAGTAACACCGCGGCGGCCCTGCCGGATGGCACGGTGCTGCCCATTGCCCCGGAAACCCGCGAGCAGCGCCTCTTCCGCTCCGTCCTCTTCTTCCCCGAGGAGGAGCGCTCCGTGTACGCCGGGACTCCCGCCATTACCCGGTACCTGGAAGACAACGCCGGGCGCTTCATCCAGTCGGTGAAGTCCTTCCTGCACAGCCGCTCGTTCCGGGCCACCCAGGTCAACGGGCGCACCTGGACCATCGAGGACCTGGTGGCGCTCCTGCTGCGCCGCGTGCGCGAGGCCATGGGCGCCCACCTGGGCAGTGCCCCGGAGGCGGTGATGATGGGCCGGCCCGCCGTCTTCACCGAGGAGGCGGAGGCGGACGCGCTCGCCGAGCAGCGGCTGCGCAAGGCGGCGGAGCTCGCGGGCTTCACCCGCATCCAGTTCCTCATCGAGCCCATCGCCGCGGCGCTCGCCTACGAGGCCCAGCTCACGCGGGACGAGCTGGTGCTGGTGGCGGACTTCGGCGCCGGCACCACGGACCTGACGCTGATGCGGCTGGGGCCCTCGCGGCGGGAGCAGCTGGACCGGCGCGCGGACGTGGTGGGCTCCACGGGTGTGCGCATCGGCGGGGACCGCTTCGACGCGGAGATCATGCGCCACAAGCTGCTGCCCCGCTTCGGCGCGGGCACCACGTACCGCGTCCGCGGGCTCACGGACAAGCGGCTGAAGGTGCCCCAGCACGTCATGGCCAAGCTGCTGTCCTGGCACGAGATGTCCTTCATCCGGGAGAAGTCCACCCAGGAGCTGATGGAGATGATGCTGGAGACGAGCGACCAGCCCCAGACGGCCGAGGCGCTGTACGATTTGGTGATGGAGAACCTGGGCTACCGGCTGTTCCGGGCCATCGAGGCGGTCAAGGTCAAGCTCTCCCAGGAGCCGGAGGCGACGCTGGACTTCGAGGAGGCGCGCATCACCCTGCACGAGCGCATCACCCGCGAGGAGTTCGACACGTTCTGCCAGCCGCTGCTCACCGAGCTGGACCAGTGCACGCAGGGGCTGCTGGACCGGTGCGCGGGGACAGGGGAGATCGACGCGGTGTTCCTCACGGGCGGCTCCTCGCAGATCCCCGCCGTGCGCCAGCTCTACGTCAACCGCTTCGGCGAGGGCCGGGTGCGCACCGCGGATGCCTTCACCTCGGTGGCCGAGGGGCTTGGCCGGGCCTCCGCCGCGCTCGCCCAGAGGTCATGA
- a CDS encoding CHAD domain-containing protein: protein MSHPTPVRGLSPASRLDEAARRILAARLADVRHPEASLSGEFSMKGVHDMRVATRRLRAALQVFRPAGRLKKMERQVKRLQDALGEVRDLHVQQDWLDQAMRQQPSKHRAGLKALHERRQGQLGGKSKRLKQALKRWTERTVPTLLLRMGQLKDSRAYGGGSVRHHLRQRLKRVEKRMAQYGTAPGAASAHELRKELKRLRYALEIFQPALRRTMDALLEVLVPLQDGLGELHDADVRLELLEHTAAEATSPEREAARKLLETVRQERAQRAAEIARELQRWESEQIIRGLRRLLR, encoded by the coding sequence ATGTCCCATCCCACGCCTGTGCGCGGGCTGAGCCCCGCGAGCCGGTTGGACGAGGCCGCGCGGCGCATCCTCGCGGCCCGCCTGGCCGACGTGCGCCACCCCGAGGCCAGCCTCTCGGGCGAGTTCTCCATGAAGGGCGTCCACGACATGCGCGTGGCCACCCGCCGCCTGCGCGCGGCCCTCCAGGTCTTCCGCCCGGCGGGCCGGCTGAAGAAGATGGAGCGCCAGGTGAAGCGGCTGCAGGATGCGCTTGGCGAGGTGCGGGACCTTCACGTCCAGCAGGACTGGCTGGATCAGGCCATGCGCCAGCAGCCATCCAAGCACCGCGCGGGCCTCAAGGCCCTCCACGAGCGGCGGCAAGGGCAGCTCGGCGGCAAGTCGAAGCGGCTGAAGCAGGCCCTGAAGCGCTGGACGGAGCGCACCGTGCCCACGCTGCTCTTGCGGATGGGGCAACTGAAGGACTCCCGCGCTTATGGCGGAGGCTCGGTCCGCCACCACCTGCGCCAGCGCCTCAAGCGGGTGGAGAAGCGCATGGCACAGTACGGCACGGCGCCCGGCGCGGCCTCCGCGCACGAGCTGCGCAAGGAGCTGAAGCGGCTGCGCTACGCGCTGGAGATCTTCCAGCCCGCCTTGCGCCGCACCATGGACGCGCTCCTGGAGGTCCTCGTCCCCCTCCAGGATGGCCTGGGCGAGCTGCACGATGCGGACGTGCGGCTGGAGCTGCTGGAGCACACCGCCGCCGAGGCCACCTCCCCGGAGCGGGAGGCGGCCCGGAAGCTCCTGGAGACGGTGCGGCAGGAGCGAGCCCAGCGCGCCGCGGAGATCGCCCGGGAGCTCCAGCGCTGGGAGTCGGAGCAGATCATCCGCGGCCTGCGCCGGCTGCTGCGCTGA
- a CDS encoding inorganic diphosphatase, giving the protein MVSDFTQLPARGEQGALHVVVESPRGSTVKLKYEPKLRAFTISRPLTRGLRYPFDWGFIPGTRGPDGDPLDAMVYWDVATWPGVVLPCRALGVLQVEQNQSGGQGRERNDRLLMVPVSAARAEHLRSHEDLSQREREELEHFFLTVVAFANKDARILGWKGPEEAERLVKESTGG; this is encoded by the coding sequence ATGGTCTCCGACTTCACCCAACTGCCCGCCCGGGGCGAGCAGGGCGCCCTCCACGTCGTCGTCGAGTCGCCCCGCGGCTCCACCGTGAAGCTGAAGTACGAGCCGAAGCTGCGGGCCTTCACCATCAGCCGGCCGCTGACGCGGGGGCTGCGCTACCCCTTCGACTGGGGCTTCATCCCCGGCACCCGGGGGCCCGACGGGGACCCGCTGGACGCCATGGTGTACTGGGACGTGGCCACCTGGCCGGGCGTGGTGCTGCCCTGCCGGGCGCTGGGCGTCCTCCAGGTGGAGCAGAATCAATCCGGAGGCCAGGGCCGCGAGCGCAATGACCGGCTGCTGATGGTGCCCGTGTCCGCGGCGCGCGCCGAGCACCTGCGCAGCCATGAAGACCTGTCCCAGCGCGAGCGGGAGGAGCTGGAGCACTTCTTCCTCACCGTCGTGGCCTTCGCGAACAAAGACGCGCGCATCCTCGGGTGGAAAGGGCCGGAGGAGGCGGAGCGGCTGGTGAAAGAAAGCACGGGAGGCTGA
- a CDS encoding protein adenylyltransferase SelO: MASLEQLTFQNPYASLPPEFGARVRPAPLAEARVVSVSPEALRLLDLDEAEARRPEFAEVMNGARLLPGMEPFATVYAGHQFGVYVPRLGDGRALLLGEVRNAAGERWEVQLKGSGPTPFSRMGDGRAVLRSTIREYLCSEAMHALGIPTTRALCIVGSPEAVYREEVETGALLVRLAPSHVRFGTFEYFAHTGQTEHVALLADHVIARHFPHLEGAPDRHTRLFAEVVERTARLIAQWQAVGFAHGVMNTDNMSLLGLTLDYGPYGFLDDFEPGFICNHSDPTGRYAFDQQPRIALWNLACLAQALLSLVPEDALRAALESFAPTYAAQWQARMRQKLGLRETREEDRGLLETLLARMAESRTDYTRFFRALGNFDTSPQADLAPLRAMFSRPEGFDAWAAQYRARLAAEGSVDAERRERMARVNPQYVLRNYLAQTAITRAQQGDFSEVDRLRAVLSRPYEDQPGAEAYAEPPPGWGRRLEVSCSS, from the coding sequence ATGGCTTCCCTCGAACAGCTCACCTTCCAGAACCCCTACGCCTCCCTGCCCCCGGAGTTTGGCGCCCGGGTGCGGCCCGCGCCGCTGGCCGAGGCGCGGGTGGTGAGCGTCAGCCCCGAGGCGCTCCGGCTGCTGGACCTGGATGAGGCCGAGGCCCGGCGCCCGGAGTTCGCGGAGGTGATGAACGGCGCGCGGCTCTTGCCGGGCATGGAGCCCTTCGCCACCGTGTACGCCGGGCACCAGTTCGGCGTGTACGTGCCCCGGCTGGGCGATGGGCGCGCGCTGCTCCTGGGCGAGGTGCGCAACGCGGCGGGCGAGCGCTGGGAGGTGCAGCTCAAGGGCTCGGGCCCCACGCCCTTCTCGCGCATGGGCGATGGGCGCGCGGTGCTGCGCTCCACCATCCGCGAGTACCTGTGCAGCGAGGCCATGCACGCGCTGGGCATTCCCACCACCCGGGCGCTGTGCATCGTCGGCAGCCCCGAGGCCGTCTACCGCGAGGAGGTGGAGACGGGCGCCCTGCTGGTGCGGCTGGCCCCCTCGCACGTGCGCTTTGGCACCTTCGAGTACTTCGCCCACACCGGGCAGACGGAGCACGTGGCCCTGCTCGCGGACCACGTCATCGCCCGGCACTTCCCCCACCTGGAGGGGGCACCGGACCGGCACACCCGGCTGTTCGCGGAGGTGGTGGAGCGCACCGCGCGCCTCATCGCGCAGTGGCAGGCGGTGGGCTTTGCCCACGGGGTGATGAACACGGACAACATGTCCCTGTTGGGCCTCACGCTGGACTACGGCCCCTACGGCTTCCTGGACGACTTCGAGCCGGGCTTCATCTGCAACCACTCGGACCCCACGGGGCGCTACGCCTTCGACCAGCAGCCCCGCATCGCCCTGTGGAACCTGGCGTGCCTGGCCCAGGCGCTCCTGTCGCTCGTGCCGGAGGACGCGCTGCGCGCGGCGCTGGAGTCGTTCGCCCCCACCTACGCCGCCCAGTGGCAGGCCCGGATGCGGCAGAAGCTGGGCCTGCGCGAGACGCGGGAGGAGGACCGGGGCCTGCTGGAGACGCTGCTCGCGCGGATGGCGGAGTCGCGCACGGACTACACGCGCTTCTTCCGGGCCCTGGGAAACTTCGACACCTCGCCCCAGGCGGACCTCGCGCCCCTGCGGGCGATGTTCTCCCGTCCGGAGGGCTTCGATGCGTGGGCCGCCCAGTACCGGGCGCGGCTCGCCGCCGAGGGGAGCGTGGACGCCGAGCGCCGCGAGCGCATGGCGCGCGTCAACCCCCAGTACGTGCTGCGCAACTACCTGGCCCAGACGGCCATCACCCGCGCCCAGCAGGGGGACTTCAGCGAGGTGGACCGCCTGCGCGCGGTGCTCTCGCGCCCCTACGAGGACCAGCCGGGCGCGGAGGCCTACGCCGAGCCCCCGCCGGGCTGGGGCCGCCGCCTCGAGGTGAGCTGCAGTTCCTGA
- a CDS encoding glutathione S-transferase N-terminal domain-containing protein, with protein sequence MIDLYTFTTPNGQKASIALEELELPYTVHVVNIAQGEQFRPEFLAINPNNKIPAIVDHSVPGGLKLFESGAILLYLAEKTGRLLPTDPAGKAEVTQWLMFQMGGVGPMLGQLGFFTRYAPTKIPLAIDRYRNESSRILGVLDRHLSGRDYVARAYSVADIALYPWLAVARNFYPELFRSLTGIPQWLERVGARPAVQRGMKVPQLAR encoded by the coding sequence ATGATCGATCTCTATACGTTCACCACGCCCAACGGACAGAAAGCCTCCATCGCTCTGGAAGAGCTGGAGCTGCCCTACACCGTGCACGTGGTGAACATCGCCCAAGGCGAGCAGTTCCGGCCGGAGTTCCTGGCCATCAACCCCAACAACAAGATTCCCGCCATCGTGGACCACTCGGTGCCCGGAGGGCTGAAGCTCTTCGAGTCCGGCGCCATCCTGCTGTACCTGGCGGAGAAGACGGGGCGGCTGCTGCCCACGGACCCGGCGGGCAAGGCCGAGGTGACGCAGTGGCTGATGTTCCAGATGGGCGGCGTGGGCCCCATGCTGGGGCAGCTCGGCTTCTTCACCCGCTACGCCCCCACGAAAATCCCCCTGGCCATCGACCGCTACCGCAACGAGAGCAGCCGGATCCTGGGCGTCCTGGACCGGCACCTGAGCGGCCGGGACTACGTGGCGCGCGCGTACTCCGTGGCGGACATCGCCCTGTACCCCTGGCTGGCGGTGGCCCGGAACTTCTACCCGGAGCTCTTCCGGTCCCTGACCGGGATTCCCCAGTGGCTGGAGCGCGTGGGGGCCCGGCCCGCGGTGCAGCGGGGGATGAAGGTCCCCCAGCTCGCGCGTTGA
- the dps gene encoding DNA starvation/stationary phase protection protein Dps: MKFTSHVNLPADAREDLIELLNVNLANAVDLHWQVKQAHWNIRGKHFISRHQLFDSLADHLRTQADSMAERAGTLGGYAEGTIRLAAKNSQLPEYDLQAVDGDAHLTALVDRFARYAASIRDGIQRSEALEDPVTVDLLTQILGVVELDLWFLESHLQGDARTTANRSRRDDVQLPGNA; the protein is encoded by the coding sequence ATGAAATTTACGAGTCACGTCAATCTTCCCGCCGATGCGCGCGAGGATCTCATCGAGCTTTTGAACGTCAACCTGGCCAACGCCGTGGACCTGCACTGGCAGGTGAAGCAGGCGCACTGGAACATCCGCGGCAAGCACTTCATCAGCCGCCACCAGCTGTTCGACAGCCTGGCCGACCACCTGCGCACGCAGGCGGACTCCATGGCCGAGCGCGCGGGCACCCTGGGTGGCTATGCCGAGGGCACCATCCGCCTGGCGGCCAAGAACAGCCAGCTGCCCGAGTACGACCTGCAAGCCGTGGACGGAGATGCCCACCTGACGGCCCTGGTGGACCGCTTCGCGCGGTACGCGGCGAGCATCCGCGACGGCATCCAGCGCTCCGAGGCGCTGGAGGACCCTGTGACGGTGGACCTGCTCACCCAAATCCTGGGCGTGGTGGAGCTCGACCTGTGGTTCCTGGAGAGCCACCTGCAGGGCGATGCGCGCACCACCGCCAACCGCTCCCGCCGCGACGACGTGCAGCTGCCCGGCAATGCCTGA
- a CDS encoding esterase/lipase family protein, with amino-acid sequence MPPKQHIYLVPGFFGFTNLGELLYFGHVRDFLQAEFARRGVEAEVVAILSHPTASIRQRTADLLKAVQETASEDEGPIHFIGHSTGGLDSRLFVSPGASLREGLALELYASRVRSVVTVSTPHAGTPLASFFLGLFGQQLLRLLSLFTVYVLRFGRLPLRVMFRLGHVLARADDQLGWKATLLDQLFDQLLGDFSSDRREAVSRFLGDVGKDTSLIPQLTPEGIDLFNAACSDRPTVRYGSVITQARPPSLRTRLSTGLDPYAQLTHTVYAFFYGQTRNMPLNRIPLHTAEQTAALVQAYGALPHAEACDGIVPTRSQVYGQVIGAVRADHLDAIGHFDQPTHQPPHVDWLISGSGFRRPQFEKLWKDVSGFLLNE; translated from the coding sequence ATGCCCCCCAAGCAGCACATCTACCTCGTCCCAGGCTTCTTCGGCTTCACCAACCTGGGGGAGCTGCTGTACTTCGGCCACGTCCGCGACTTCCTCCAGGCGGAGTTCGCCCGGCGCGGGGTGGAGGCCGAGGTGGTGGCCATCCTGTCCCACCCCACCGCCTCCATCCGGCAGCGCACCGCGGACCTGCTCAAGGCCGTGCAGGAGACGGCCAGCGAGGACGAGGGCCCCATCCACTTCATCGGCCACTCCACCGGCGGGCTGGACTCGCGGCTGTTCGTCAGCCCCGGGGCCTCGCTGCGCGAGGGGCTGGCGCTGGAGCTGTACGCCAGCCGCGTGCGCTCCGTGGTGACGGTGTCCACGCCCCACGCGGGCACGCCCCTGGCCTCCTTCTTCCTGGGGCTCTTCGGCCAGCAGCTCCTGCGGCTCTTGTCGCTCTTCACCGTGTACGTGCTGCGCTTCGGGCGGCTGCCGCTGCGGGTCATGTTCCGGCTGGGCCACGTGCTGGCGCGGGCGGATGATCAGCTCGGGTGGAAGGCGACGCTGCTCGACCAGCTGTTCGATCAGCTCCTGGGCGACTTCTCCTCGGACCGCCGGGAGGCCGTGTCCCGGTTCCTGGGGGACGTGGGCAAGGACACCTCGCTCATCCCCCAGCTCACCCCCGAGGGAATCGACCTGTTCAACGCGGCCTGCTCGGACCGGCCCACCGTGCGCTACGGCTCGGTGATTACCCAGGCCCGGCCCCCGTCCCTGCGCACCCGGCTGTCCACGGGGTTGGACCCCTACGCGCAGCTCACCCACACGGTGTACGCGTTCTTCTACGGCCAGACGCGGAACATGCCGCTCAACCGCATTCCGCTGCACACCGCGGAGCAGACGGCCGCGCTGGTGCAGGCCTACGGGGCCCTGCCCCACGCCGAGGCCTGTGACGGCATCGTCCCCACGCGCTCCCAGGTCTACGGCCAGGTGATTGGCGCGGTGCGGGCCGACCACCTGGATGCCATCGGCCACTTCGACCAGCCCACGCACCAGCCGCCGCACGTGGACTGGCTCATCTCCGGCTCCGGCTTCCGCAGGCCCCAGTTCGAGAAGCTCTGGAAAGACGTGTCCGGCTTCCTGCTGAACGAGTAG
- a CDS encoding adenylate/guanylate cyclase domain-containing protein codes for MVEAPQAEIRSVTAVMFTAMVSREARVPQEEALEGELRAEHARLVRELLPRQGGREVKATEDGFLLAFDGGLPAVRFGVALQDALRCYNQNASAERQMALRIGVHVGPVVSHEGDLFGEGVNLAARIEALARPGTLYVSEAVMRQVDGHALPPALRFRRNALKGLRLPVEVFRIEPLEAPPRPRLLARVRSFLAPKRARG; via the coding sequence ATGGTGGAAGCACCGCAGGCCGAGATTCGCAGTGTCACGGCGGTCATGTTCACGGCGATGGTTTCACGGGAGGCCCGGGTTCCGCAGGAGGAGGCACTGGAAGGAGAGCTGAGGGCGGAACATGCCCGCCTCGTCCGGGAGTTGCTGCCCCGCCAGGGTGGGCGGGAGGTGAAGGCGACGGAGGACGGCTTCCTGCTCGCGTTCGACGGGGGGCTGCCGGCGGTGCGCTTTGGCGTGGCGCTCCAGGACGCGCTGCGCTGTTACAACCAGAACGCCTCCGCCGAGCGGCAAATGGCGCTGCGCATCGGCGTCCATGTGGGCCCGGTGGTCTCCCACGAGGGGGACTTGTTCGGGGAGGGCGTGAACCTGGCGGCGCGCATCGAGGCGCTGGCCCGGCCGGGCACGCTCTACGTCAGCGAGGCGGTGATGCGGCAGGTGGATGGCCACGCGCTGCCGCCCGCCCTGCGCTTCCGGCGCAATGCCCTCAAGGGGCTGCGGCTGCCCGTGGAGGTGTTCCGCATCGAACCGCTCGAGGCCCCGCCCCGGCCGCGGCTGTTGGCCCGTGTCCGTTCGTTTCTCGCCCCCAAGCGCGCCAGGGGTTGA